The following proteins are encoded in a genomic region of Bacillus sp. Marseille-Q1617:
- a CDS encoding acyl-CoA carboxylase subunit beta: MDIYEKINELYDRRREVELGGGDAKIDKQHEKGKLTARERIDILVDPGSFVELNPFIEHRCSDFGLNEVNGPGDGVVTGYGKVDGKPIYLFSQDFTVFGGALGEMHAKKIAHVMDLAVKNGAPFIGLNDSGGARIQEGVVSLDGYGHIFYRNSIYSGVIPQISVIMGPCAGGAVYSPAITDFVFMVDDTSQMFITGPKVIETVTGEKISSEDLGGAKVHNTISGNAHFRGKTEEEVLLEVRRLLSYLPQNNEEKPPRLEASEEDDYRADLTDLIPFDAIRPYDVRTVINEIVDGDSFMEVQKEFAKNIVVGLARIKGEVVGLVCNQPKFMAGGLDIDSSDKASRFIRFCDSFNIPLITFEDVTGFFPGIKQEHGGIIRHGAKILYAYSEATVPKMTVILRKGYGGAYVALNSKSIGADLVFAWPNAEIAVMGPQGAANIIFAREIAGSENPEELREQKIEEYREKFANPYVAASRGMVDDVIDPRETRIKLIQGLEMMRNKKEERPAKKHGNIPL; this comes from the coding sequence ATGGATATCTATGAAAAGATTAATGAACTGTATGACCGCAGAAGAGAAGTTGAGCTTGGAGGCGGGGATGCGAAAATCGATAAGCAGCATGAGAAAGGGAAACTGACAGCAAGGGAGAGAATCGACATCCTGGTGGATCCGGGGAGCTTCGTTGAACTGAACCCATTCATTGAACACAGATGTTCGGATTTTGGGTTGAATGAAGTGAATGGTCCGGGTGATGGGGTAGTCACCGGATACGGAAAAGTAGACGGGAAGCCCATTTATCTGTTTTCTCAGGATTTCACCGTATTTGGAGGGGCACTTGGTGAAATGCATGCCAAGAAAATTGCACATGTCATGGATTTGGCCGTCAAGAACGGGGCCCCTTTTATCGGGTTGAATGATTCAGGCGGAGCGCGTATCCAGGAGGGGGTTGTCTCCCTTGACGGATATGGCCATATTTTCTATCGTAATTCCATTTACTCGGGAGTGATTCCGCAAATTTCAGTCATTATGGGTCCATGTGCAGGCGGGGCCGTATATTCTCCTGCGATTACTGACTTTGTTTTCATGGTCGATGACACAAGCCAGATGTTCATCACAGGCCCTAAAGTGATCGAAACGGTTACGGGGGAGAAAATCAGTTCCGAAGACCTGGGCGGGGCGAAAGTTCATAATACAATCAGCGGAAACGCACATTTCAGAGGGAAGACAGAAGAAGAGGTCCTCCTGGAGGTGCGCAGGTTATTGAGTTATTTACCTCAAAACAACGAGGAAAAGCCTCCCCGCCTCGAGGCATCAGAAGAAGATGATTACCGGGCAGATTTAACGGACCTCATCCCTTTCGATGCCATCCGTCCATATGACGTCCGGACGGTCATCAATGAAATCGTTGATGGGGACAGCTTTATGGAAGTACAAAAGGAATTTGCCAAGAATATCGTGGTCGGCCTGGCCCGAATAAAAGGTGAAGTGGTAGGACTTGTGTGCAACCAGCCGAAGTTCATGGCGGGAGGATTGGATATTGATTCATCCGATAAAGCATCCAGGTTCATCCGTTTCTGTGATTCTTTCAATATCCCCCTTATCACCTTTGAAGATGTCACAGGCTTCTTCCCGGGGATCAAGCAGGAGCACGGGGGAATCATCCGTCATGGTGCAAAAATCCTATACGCTTATTCAGAAGCTACTGTGCCAAAGATGACAGTGATATTAAGGAAGGGATATGGGGGAGCTTATGTGGCTCTTAACAGTAAGTCGATCGGTGCCGATCTTGTTTTTGCTTGGCCGAATGCAGAAATTGCTGTCATGGGACCGCAGGGAGCAGCAAATATCATCTTCGCACGGGAAATTGCCGGAAGCGAAAACCCTGAAGAGCTCCGTGAGCAAAAAATCGAAGAATACCGCGAAAAATTTGCTAACCCTTATGTAGCGGCGTCCAGAGGAATGGTCGATGACGTCATCGACCCGCGTGAAACCCGTATCAAGCTGATTCAGGGTCTGGAAATGATGAGAAATAAAAAAGAAGAAAGACCTGCAAAAAAACACGGGAATATCCCTCTATAA
- a CDS encoding M20/M25/M40 family metallo-hydrolase — MINQERLLNEFLELVQIDSETKDEAEIAKVLTKKFTELGVDVYEDDTMGVTGHGAGNLICNLKGNKDGVDTIYFTSHMDTVVPAKGVKPTVKEDGYVYSDGTTILGADDKAGLATMLEAITVLKEQNIIHGDIQFIITVGEESGLVGAKALDSSLVKAKYGFALDSDGKVGNIIVAAPTQAKILATIFGKTAHAGVAPEKGVSAITIAAKAIAKMPLGRIDEETTANIGRFEGGKATNIVCEQVDILAEARSLVPEKMEKQVEKMKSAFETVAEEMGGKAEVEVQVMYPGFKFSDGDEVVEVAKRAAKKIGRPSELLTSGGGSDANVIAGFGVPTVNLAVGYEEIHTKNERMPVEELNKLAEMVVAIIQEVAE, encoded by the coding sequence ATGATAAATCAAGAACGTTTATTGAATGAATTTCTCGAATTGGTTCAAATCGACTCTGAAACGAAAGATGAAGCAGAAATTGCGAAGGTATTGACGAAGAAGTTTACAGAATTGGGTGTCGATGTGTATGAAGATGATACCATGGGTGTGACCGGGCATGGTGCGGGCAACCTGATCTGTAATCTGAAAGGTAACAAAGACGGCGTCGATACGATTTATTTCACTTCTCATATGGACACGGTTGTCCCTGCGAAAGGTGTAAAACCAACGGTCAAAGAAGATGGTTATGTTTATTCCGATGGAACGACGATTCTTGGAGCAGATGATAAAGCAGGGCTTGCAACGATGCTTGAAGCAATCACTGTCTTGAAAGAACAGAATATTATTCACGGCGATATCCAATTCATCATCACTGTAGGGGAAGAGTCTGGCCTTGTAGGTGCAAAAGCTCTTGATTCTTCTCTTGTAAAAGCGAAATATGGATTTGCCCTGGATTCTGATGGTAAAGTCGGCAACATTATCGTTGCAGCTCCCACCCAGGCAAAGATCCTTGCCACGATCTTCGGTAAAACAGCCCATGCTGGAGTTGCTCCTGAAAAAGGTGTATCTGCCATCACGATTGCCGCTAAAGCGATCGCAAAAATGCCTCTTGGCCGCATCGATGAAGAAACAACGGCCAATATCGGACGTTTTGAAGGCGGAAAAGCAACAAATATCGTTTGCGAGCAAGTTGATATATTAGCCGAAGCACGCTCGCTGGTACCAGAAAAAATGGAAAAACAAGTGGAAAAAATGAAGAGTGCATTTGAAACAGTTGCAGAAGAAATGGGTGGAAAGGCTGAAGTAGAAGTCCAGGTCATGTATCCAGGATTCAAATTCAGTGACGGAGACGAAGTCGTTGAAGTTGCCAAACGTGCTGCCAAGAAAATCGGCCGTCCGAGTGAACTGCTGACAAGCGGAGGCGGAAGTGATGCAAATGTCATCGCTGGCTTCGGTGTACCGACAGTAAACCTGGCAGTGGGATACGAAGAGATTCATACAAAGAACGAAAGAATGCCTGTGGAAGAACTCAATAAACTTGCTGAAATGGTCGTAGCCATCATTCAGGAAGTGGCTGAATAG
- a CDS encoding chemotaxis protein CheW, translated as MMTKVVVFHAGREEYALPIEYVVSIEKLGNINPIPHLPSYVLGLVKVRNELIPVMDLAAILYNQTLNTEEGLFLVVVHTETLQIGLLVQEAKEILEVADASITDVGLLAYSKTKYFHGVINLENRMITQIDPNVLVDSLEGIKEIKEYVLNQKISQN; from the coding sequence ATGATGACAAAAGTAGTCGTTTTCCATGCCGGCAGGGAAGAGTATGCACTCCCGATAGAATATGTCGTTTCAATCGAAAAACTTGGTAACATAAACCCGATTCCGCATCTGCCTTCATACGTTCTCGGTTTGGTTAAAGTAAGAAATGAACTTATTCCGGTAATGGATCTGGCAGCCATTCTATACAATCAGACACTAAACACCGAAGAAGGATTATTCCTGGTTGTAGTACATACCGAAACCCTTCAAATCGGGCTCCTGGTACAAGAAGCAAAAGAAATCCTTGAAGTTGCCGATGCCTCGATTACGGATGTCGGGCTGCTTGCTTATTCAAAGACAAAATATTTCCATGGTGTAATCAACCTGGAGAATCGTATGATTACACAGATTGACCCAAATGTTTTAGTGGACAGCTTGGAAGGTATTAAAGAAATAAAGGAATATGTTCTCAATCAAAAAATCTCTCAAAACTAA
- a CDS encoding DNA polymerase IV, protein MNSHYPKNGRVILHVDMNSFYASVEMAFDPTLKGKPLAIAGNPKERKGIIVTCSYEARSFGVKTTMPLWEAKKLCPALIIKTPNFDRYRAASKGMFDILRQYSDLVEPVSIDEGYMDITDSYDKGTPLEIASSIQTQIKSQLDLPCSIGIAPNKFLAKTASDMKKPMGITVLRKRDIPMKLWPLPVIEMHGVGSKTAEKLKKIGIVTCKDLAEANEIQLKSLLGINGLRLKERANGVDRRVVDPDSIYDYKSVGNSTTLPKDTTNQSELLAIIDRLCTKVSQRLQQKDVVGTTVQIMIRDKYRKTITRSRKADNPVIKKEDLFLYAKELFVKHWNGDPVRLLGVTVQDLMEKNEATEQLDLFSFENAAKDEPLYNVLSQLQEKFGKHSISKGVKGKERKSSYVTKHDTSFNKDFLRD, encoded by the coding sequence ATGAATTCACATTACCCCAAGAATGGCAGAGTCATTCTTCACGTCGATATGAATAGCTTTTACGCATCGGTTGAGATGGCTTTCGACCCCACCCTTAAAGGAAAGCCATTGGCCATCGCTGGTAATCCAAAAGAGAGAAAAGGCATTATCGTTACATGCAGCTATGAAGCAAGAAGCTTTGGTGTGAAAACGACGATGCCTCTTTGGGAAGCCAAAAAACTCTGTCCTGCCCTGATCATAAAAACGCCCAATTTCGATCGGTACCGGGCTGCATCTAAGGGCATGTTCGATATTTTAAGACAATACTCCGACCTTGTGGAACCGGTTTCCATCGATGAGGGCTATATGGACATAACAGATTCATATGACAAAGGCACCCCGCTGGAAATAGCCTCCTCCATTCAAACCCAAATTAAAAGTCAATTGGACCTTCCTTGTTCAATCGGGATAGCTCCAAACAAATTTCTTGCGAAAACCGCTTCCGATATGAAAAAACCCATGGGGATCACTGTCCTTAGAAAACGAGACATCCCTATGAAACTGTGGCCCCTCCCTGTAATCGAAATGCATGGAGTCGGTTCTAAAACAGCTGAAAAACTAAAAAAAATTGGTATAGTGACATGTAAAGATTTAGCGGAGGCAAACGAGATTCAGCTTAAATCCTTGTTGGGGATCAACGGTCTACGTCTGAAGGAACGTGCAAATGGCGTTGACCGTAGAGTGGTGGACCCAGATTCGATTTATGATTATAAAAGTGTAGGGAATTCAACTACCCTTCCGAAGGATACCACGAATCAAAGTGAACTCCTGGCCATCATTGACAGGCTGTGCACCAAAGTGTCCCAAAGACTGCAGCAGAAGGATGTGGTGGGGACGACAGTTCAGATCATGATTCGCGATAAATACCGAAAAACCATCACCAGAAGCAGGAAAGCCGATAACCCCGTCATAAAAAAAGAAGACCTCTTCCTTTACGCAAAGGAGTTGTTTGTCAAACACTGGAATGGAGATCCCGTCCGGCTCCTTGGAGTGACCGTACAGGATTTAATGGAGAAAAACGAAGCAACAGAGCAGCTGGATCTTTTTTCTTTCGAAAATGCGGCAAAGGACGAGCCTTTATATAACGTCCTGTCTCAATTGCAGGAAAAATTCGGTAAACATTCTATATCGAAGGGGGTTAAGGGAAAAGAGAGGAAATCTTCATATGTTACAAAGCATGATACAAGTTTCAATAAGGACTTTTTGCGGGATTAA
- the gndA gene encoding NADP-dependent phosphogluconate dehydrogenase, with the protein MSKQEIGVIGLAVMGKNLAWNIESRGYSVSVYNRSREKTDEMVNESNGKKIVPTYTIEEFVNSLEKPRKILLMVKAGKATDATIDQLKPFLEKGDILIDGGNTFFEDTRRRNHELSESGIHFIGTGVSGGEEGALTGPSIMPGGQKEAYELVAPILKDIAAKVNGEACTTYIGPDGAGHYVKMVHNGIEYGDMQLIAESYFLMKNVLGLSAEELHEVFAEWNKGELDSYLIEITADIFTKKDDETGKPMVDVILDKAGQKGTGKWTSQSALDLGVSLPIITESVFARFISAIKDERVKASKILKGPDTPAFTGDKKALIESIRKALYMSKICSYAQGFAQMRSASDEYDWNLQYGDIAMIFRGGCIIRAQFLQKIKEAYDRESGLSNLLLDPYFKEIVESYQYALREVISVAVQNGVPVPGFSAALSYYDSYRTETLPANLIQAQRDYFGAHTYQRVDKEGTFHTEWMK; encoded by the coding sequence ATGTCTAAGCAAGAAATTGGAGTTATTGGATTAGCTGTAATGGGAAAAAACCTTGCATGGAATATTGAAAGTAGAGGATATTCTGTGTCTGTTTATAATCGTTCCCGTGAAAAAACGGATGAAATGGTAAATGAATCAAATGGAAAGAAGATTGTCCCTACATACACAATTGAAGAGTTCGTAAATTCGTTGGAAAAACCTCGCAAAATCCTTCTTATGGTGAAGGCGGGTAAAGCAACGGATGCTACAATCGATCAATTGAAACCTTTCCTCGAGAAAGGAGATATCCTGATCGATGGCGGTAACACGTTTTTCGAAGATACAAGAAGACGTAATCACGAATTGAGTGAATCAGGTATCCACTTTATCGGTACAGGTGTATCAGGCGGGGAAGAAGGGGCATTGACCGGTCCGTCTATCATGCCTGGCGGCCAAAAGGAAGCCTATGAGCTTGTTGCACCGATCCTTAAAGACATCGCTGCTAAAGTAAACGGTGAAGCTTGCACAACTTATATCGGTCCCGATGGTGCAGGTCACTATGTGAAAATGGTCCATAACGGAATTGAATATGGAGATATGCAGCTGATTGCAGAATCCTATTTCCTAATGAAAAATGTTCTTGGGCTAAGCGCGGAAGAACTTCACGAAGTTTTCGCTGAGTGGAATAAAGGTGAACTGGATAGCTATCTGATTGAGATCACAGCCGATATCTTCACGAAAAAAGATGATGAAACAGGCAAGCCGATGGTCGATGTCATCCTTGATAAAGCCGGGCAAAAAGGTACCGGTAAATGGACAAGCCAAAGTGCGCTTGACCTGGGTGTATCCCTGCCGATCATTACAGAGTCTGTATTTGCCCGCTTTATTTCAGCCATCAAAGATGAGCGGGTCAAAGCGAGCAAAATCCTGAAAGGTCCTGATACACCTGCGTTCACGGGTGATAAAAAAGCTCTTATTGAATCCATCCGCAAAGCCCTTTACATGAGTAAAATCTGTTCATATGCCCAAGGCTTTGCCCAAATGCGTTCAGCGAGCGACGAATACGACTGGAACCTTCAATACGGTGATATCGCAATGATTTTCCGGGGAGGCTGCATCATCCGCGCTCAATTCCTTCAAAAGATCAAGGAAGCCTATGACCGTGAATCAGGCCTTTCTAATCTTTTATTGGATCCTTACTTCAAGGAAATCGTGGAAAGCTATCAATATGCGCTTCGCGAGGTCATCTCTGTTGCCGTCCAAAACGGTGTACCAGTACCAGGCTTCTCAGCAGCGCTTTCTTATTACGACAGCTATCGTACCGAAACTCTGCCTGCCAATTTGATTCAGGCGCAGCGTGACTACTTTGGTGCGCATACGTATCAGCGTGTCGATAAAGAAGGTACATTCCATACTGAGTGGATGAAATAA
- the zwf gene encoding glucose-6-phosphate dehydrogenase — MTVKNTNTPSSLITIFGATGDLAKRKLYPSLYHLFRKGKISERFAVIGVGRRDWSIEDFQEHVRTSVHNALGNDENIDEFVSHFYYQQNDLSNSESYQAQKQLSEELDEHYQLEGNRIFYLAMAPEFFGTITEQLKTQGLTDTQGFQRLVIEKPFGHDLPSAEKLNSQIRESFTEDQIYRIDHYLGKEMVQNIEVIRFANAMFEPLWNNRYISNIQVTSSEELGVEERGRYYEKSGALRDMVQNHMLQMVALLAMEPPIKLTTDEIRSEKVRVLRALRPFESEEVKDYFVRGQYGPGTSKDLTVDGYREAENVDDYSNTETYVAGKLMIDNFRWAGVPFYIRTGKRMATKSTKIVIQFKDIPMNLYYNTDKPLAPNLLVIHIQPEEGITLHLNVKKSGQNIETTPVKLNFANTSVDGMNTPEAYEKLLHDCMRGDATNFTHWDEVKLSWAFVDKISEVWEKTRDEQFPNYESGSMGPKAADNLLAKDGYYWWPIANLDVEQC, encoded by the coding sequence ATGACTGTGAAAAATACTAATACACCCTCTTCTCTCATTACTATTTTTGGAGCCACAGGGGATTTAGCAAAAAGAAAACTATATCCATCTCTTTATCATTTATTCCGTAAAGGAAAAATCTCTGAACGATTTGCCGTCATCGGTGTCGGCCGCCGTGACTGGTCAATTGAAGATTTTCAAGAGCATGTTAGGACATCCGTACATAACGCATTAGGTAATGATGAAAACATCGATGAATTCGTTTCTCATTTTTACTATCAGCAAAATGATTTATCAAACAGTGAATCCTATCAGGCACAGAAGCAATTGTCGGAAGAATTGGATGAACATTATCAACTCGAAGGAAACCGAATTTTCTACCTGGCAATGGCACCGGAATTCTTCGGGACCATCACGGAACAATTAAAGACTCAAGGATTGACAGACACCCAAGGATTCCAGCGGTTAGTGATCGAGAAGCCATTCGGTCATGATTTGCCTTCGGCTGAGAAGCTGAACAGTCAAATCCGCGAATCGTTTACAGAAGATCAGATTTACCGTATCGACCACTACCTTGGTAAGGAAATGGTGCAAAATATCGAAGTGATCCGTTTTGCAAATGCCATGTTCGAACCGTTATGGAATAATCGGTATATTTCAAACATCCAGGTAACTTCTTCTGAAGAGCTCGGTGTTGAAGAACGTGGACGATATTACGAAAAAAGCGGTGCGCTCCGAGACATGGTACAGAACCATATGCTTCAAATGGTTGCCCTCCTGGCCATGGAACCGCCGATCAAATTGACGACTGACGAAATCAGAAGTGAGAAAGTCCGCGTGTTGAGAGCTCTGCGTCCGTTTGAATCAGAAGAAGTGAAGGATTATTTTGTGCGCGGCCAGTATGGACCAGGCACCTCAAAAGATCTAACCGTCGATGGATATCGTGAAGCTGAAAACGTGGACGACTATTCCAATACTGAAACATATGTAGCCGGAAAACTGATGATTGATAACTTCCGCTGGGCGGGTGTGCCGTTTTATATCCGGACAGGGAAGCGGATGGCTACCAAGTCCACGAAAATCGTGATTCAATTCAAAGATATCCCGATGAACCTTTACTATAATACAGACAAGCCGTTAGCACCGAACCTGCTCGTTATACACATTCAGCCGGAAGAGGGCATCACCCTTCATCTGAATGTAAAGAAATCAGGCCAGAACATTGAAACGACGCCGGTTAAATTGAACTTTGCCAATACCAGTGTCGATGGAATGAATACGCCTGAAGCATACGAAAAACTTCTGCATGACTGCATGCGAGGAGACGCCACCAATTTCACTCACTGGGATGAAGTGAAACTATCCTGGGCGTTCGTCGATAAAATTTCAGAAGTATGGGAAAAGACGCGTGATGAACAGTTCCCTAACTATGAGTCCGGATCGATGGGACCTAAAGCTGCCGATAACCTGTTAGCGAAAGATGGGTACTACTGGTGGCCGATTGCGAACTTAGATGTAGAACAATGCTAA
- the rnz gene encoding ribonuclease Z, translating into MELLFLGTGAGVPAKLRNVTSIALKLLEERGAVWLFDCGEATQHQILHTSLKPRRIEKIFITHLHGDHIYGLPGLLGSRSFQGGESELTVYGPPGIKQFIEVSLSISQTHLKYSLKVVEIEEGTIFEDESFRVEARELQHGLPTFGFRVEEKDKPGELQVDRLLERGVKPGPIYKRLKAGEKVVLDDGSIVNGNDYIGPSIPGRVVTILGDTRTCENAYELARAADVLVHEATFNREQEEMAYEYFHSTTKQAAETATTAGVNVLFLTHISSRFAKESWPELQKEARDIFPDSYIAKDFMEHTIPLKK; encoded by the coding sequence GTGGAATTATTATTTTTGGGCACGGGAGCCGGTGTACCGGCTAAGCTCCGCAATGTGACAAGTATAGCTTTAAAATTATTAGAAGAAAGAGGTGCAGTATGGCTTTTCGATTGCGGAGAAGCAACGCAGCACCAGATATTACATACGAGCTTGAAACCTAGAAGAATCGAGAAAATCTTTATCACCCATCTCCATGGGGACCACATATACGGGCTCCCTGGTTTGCTTGGGAGCAGGTCGTTTCAAGGAGGGGAATCGGAGCTTACTGTCTATGGTCCACCAGGTATCAAACAGTTCATCGAAGTCTCTTTATCGATCAGCCAAACCCATCTGAAATATTCCCTTAAAGTAGTGGAAATAGAAGAAGGGACTATCTTCGAGGATGAAAGTTTCAGGGTGGAAGCAAGGGAACTCCAGCATGGACTCCCGACCTTCGGTTTCAGAGTGGAGGAAAAAGATAAACCCGGAGAGCTTCAGGTGGATCGCCTCCTGGAAAGAGGGGTAAAACCCGGCCCCATTTATAAAAGATTGAAGGCGGGCGAAAAGGTGGTACTCGATGATGGCAGCATTGTGAATGGAAATGATTATATCGGCCCCTCTATCCCGGGACGTGTCGTCACAATTCTCGGCGATACCCGCACGTGTGAAAATGCATACGAGCTTGCGCGTGCCGCCGATGTGCTGGTTCATGAAGCCACCTTCAATAGAGAACAGGAAGAGATGGCATATGAATACTTCCATTCAACAACAAAACAGGCAGCAGAGACTGCAACGACGGCCGGAGTGAATGTCCTGTTCCTGACTCATATTTCTTCCAGATTCGCTAAAGAATCATGGCCGGAACTGCAAAAAGAAGCAAGGGATATCTTTCCTGACAGCTATATTGCAAAGGATTTCATGGAGCATACCATTCCTTTGAAAAAGTAG
- a CDS encoding histidine phosphatase family protein: protein MKTIYIVRHAKAEGQPLHASLTAEGEGQAHHLAAFLEKYPVEAIYSSPYKRALQTIQPFAERTGIPLHEDDRLGERILSSKDLPDWKGKLRESFEDFSLALPGGESNEQAMGRAASFIEDVAKRKEDHIVVVSHGNLTTLFLRYFDGKYGFEELFALTNPDVYLVKVDEGRVERVWDSD, encoded by the coding sequence ATGAAAACCATCTACATTGTGCGTCATGCCAAAGCTGAAGGCCAGCCGCTTCATGCATCTTTGACTGCTGAAGGTGAGGGGCAGGCACATCATCTTGCTGCTTTCTTGGAAAAATACCCGGTGGAAGCCATCTATTCAAGCCCTTATAAAAGAGCCTTGCAAACGATTCAGCCATTTGCTGAAAGGACCGGCATCCCTTTGCATGAAGATGATCGTCTGGGTGAGAGAATATTGAGCTCAAAGGATCTTCCGGACTGGAAGGGTAAGCTTCGTGAAAGCTTCGAGGATTTTTCCCTTGCCCTCCCGGGGGGAGAGTCAAATGAACAGGCAATGGGGCGTGCCGCTTCTTTTATCGAGGATGTGGCCAAAAGAAAAGAGGATCATATCGTTGTTGTCAGCCATGGTAACCTCACCACTTTATTTCTGCGTTACTTTGACGGAAAATATGGGTTCGAAGAATTGTTTGCCTTGACCAACCCGGATGTGTACCTTGTGAAAGTGGATGAAGGAAGGGTCGAACGGGTTTGGGATTCTGACTAA
- the namA gene encoding NADPH dehydrogenase NamA: MKTKLFESYTLKNIELKNRIVMAPMCMYSSHNEDGKIENWHRTHYVSRAVGGAGLIIQEATAVTPQGRISPQDLGIWSDDHIEGLSELVSLIKEQGAKTGIQLAHAGRKAVLEGDIIAPSSIPFNDDMKTPLEMNPEDIRETITAFVKGAERARKAGFDVIEIHAAHGYLINEFLSPLSNKRTDEYGGSAENRYRFLREVIEGIKEVWEGPLLVRVSAKDYHEDGLDVEDYVLFSRWMKEQGIDLVDVSSGAVVPARIPVFPGYQVKLAETIKKEAGIPTGAVGLITSGLQAEEILQNERADLILLGRELLRDPYWPRSAAKELNEEIQAPKQYERGW; the protein is encoded by the coding sequence TTGAAAACAAAATTGTTCGAATCATATACCCTTAAAAATATTGAACTTAAAAACCGCATTGTGATGGCACCCATGTGCATGTACTCTTCACACAATGAAGATGGAAAAATAGAAAACTGGCACCGTACACATTATGTGAGCAGGGCCGTCGGCGGTGCAGGATTGATTATACAAGAAGCAACGGCTGTCACCCCGCAGGGCCGGATCTCACCGCAGGATCTCGGCATCTGGAGTGACGACCACATCGAAGGGTTAAGCGAGTTAGTGAGCTTGATCAAAGAACAAGGGGCAAAAACCGGGATCCAATTGGCCCACGCCGGCAGAAAAGCGGTGTTGGAGGGTGACATCATCGCTCCTTCTTCCATCCCTTTTAATGATGATATGAAGACACCTCTTGAAATGAATCCTGAGGATATCAGGGAAACCATTACGGCGTTCGTGAAAGGGGCGGAAAGAGCAAGGAAAGCAGGATTCGATGTTATTGAAATACACGCTGCCCACGGGTACCTCATCAATGAATTCCTTTCCCCGCTGTCGAATAAAAGAACTGACGAATATGGAGGTTCAGCCGAAAACCGGTACCGCTTCCTCCGTGAAGTGATCGAAGGGATAAAAGAAGTGTGGGAAGGACCTCTTCTCGTGCGTGTTTCGGCAAAAGATTACCACGAGGACGGGCTGGATGTTGAGGATTACGTATTATTTTCAAGATGGATGAAAGAGCAGGGAATCGACCTTGTCGATGTGAGCTCGGGAGCAGTCGTACCGGCTCGTATACCTGTTTTCCCTGGTTATCAGGTTAAACTTGCGGAAACCATAAAGAAGGAGGCCGGCATCCCTACAGGGGCAGTGGGACTCATCACCTCCGGACTTCAAGCAGAAGAAATCCTGCAGAATGAGCGTGCTGACTTGATACTCCTCGGCCGAGAGCTGCTTAGAGACCCTTACTGGCCGCGCAGTGCCGCAAAGGAATTGAACGAAGAGATCCAGGCGCCGAAGCAATATGAGCGGGGATGGTAA
- the proC gene encoding pyrroline-5-carboxylate reductase, with the protein MKTLFIGAGSMAHALLSGAINAKVLEKEEVYITNRTNHQRLQEVIEHFGVNGVSGCLPSNEEFDVVILAMKPKDFHEAGPAIRRFLSSGTLIISVLAGISIKHIRETLAFNGAISRAMPNTSAALRKSATAVTYNEFLSERQKEWTLTFFGSVGLSVEVPEEQMDLITAVSGSGPAYIYYVAELLEKAAVDFGLQKELARALITQTIAGASKMLEDSGQEAGTLRKNVTSPGGTTEAGISTLDEYGVSEAFLKCVDSARNRSQEMGKELIVNRVE; encoded by the coding sequence ATGAAAACATTGTTTATCGGAGCCGGTTCGATGGCACATGCTTTATTAAGCGGAGCGATTAATGCAAAGGTTTTGGAAAAAGAAGAAGTGTATATCACAAACCGGACCAACCATCAGCGTTTACAGGAGGTTATTGAACATTTTGGTGTAAACGGGGTAAGTGGTTGTCTCCCTTCAAATGAAGAATTTGATGTGGTCATATTGGCCATGAAGCCAAAGGATTTCCATGAGGCAGGGCCGGCAATAAGAAGATTCCTTTCTTCGGGCACACTCATCATTTCTGTATTAGCCGGCATATCGATCAAGCATATCCGGGAAACCCTTGCGTTTAACGGGGCCATTTCCAGGGCCATGCCAAATACGAGTGCGGCACTCCGAAAGTCAGCAACAGCCGTCACTTATAATGAGTTTCTTTCAGAACGGCAAAAGGAATGGACACTCACATTTTTTGGTTCGGTAGGCTTATCCGTGGAGGTTCCAGAAGAGCAGATGGATCTGATCACAGCTGTATCGGGCAGCGGACCGGCATATATTTATTATGTTGCAGAGCTGCTTGAAAAAGCGGCAGTGGATTTCGGATTGCAGAAGGAGCTTGCAAGGGCATTGATCACGCAGACCATTGCGGGTGCATCAAAAATGCTTGAAGATTCGGGCCAGGAAGCCGGGACACTGCGGAAAAATGTGACCAGTCCGGGCGGAACCACGGAAGCAGGCATATCGACACTTGATGAATACGGTGTCAGCGAGGCGTTTTTAAAGTGTGTGGATTCTGCCAGGAACCGTTCTCAGGAAATGGGAAAAGAATTAATAGTAAACCGGGTGGAGTAA